The Plasmodium vivax chromosome 12, whole genome shotgun sequence genomic interval ATGGCAGTGTCGAGAAGGCCGCGCAAGAGAAGAAACGAAACGCCAACTCAGTTGTGCGGCAAGCTGGCTAATCGCGCCATCGCGCCATCACCCCGTCGCGCGATTCTTCCACTTTGCCATCACGCAATTATGTGACTCCCGCTGCCAGGCCGCTTCGAATTTTCACGGCTACCCAATCGCCAACCAGCTGACCGCGCAATATTGCAGAGCGGCAAAGGATTCCCACTTCGTTCATTTCCCACTCGGCAGAGCCACGACATACGCAGAAAAGTGCGCAGAAAGGTACGCAAAAATCGCGAAAATACGCATAAATACGCAAAAACACGTaagcacaattttttatgttcgaACAACTCCTCGCTGACTGCTGCCTTCCTGCCTCCCGTGCCGTCCCAGATATTTCCCTCCTCGGCAACACGCTGTGTCATCGCGCAAGTGCGTGGCGTATGCCCACAGCTGTGTAGGTACAGGAACAAGTCCATCCCCCCGCGGGTAATCATCATTGGGCTAGGAAGAGGTTGCCCCTACCTCCTTGCGCattgatcatttttttcccatttcggAAGAACCCCCACCCCTCTAACGATACAAACCCCTGTGGAACAAAATGGCGGCGACGAATAAGAAGTTGCAGAAGATTATGACCCAGcctatagtaaaaaaaaaaaaaaaaggaaaagccaAGCGGACGCACAAAGCGGTCTCGCAAAGAGCAATACTGTTACTTGTGATGCGTACCACTccatttgttccccctttgcgctGCTCACCTTGTCTCCCTACCCCCCTCCGCAGAACCAAATTTTTAGATTTTTCACGAACAAAACGGTGGTCCAAATTTGGCTCTACGATAAACCGGATACCCGCATTGAGGGAAAAATTCTGGTAATTAAGGCGTCTGCTCCGCGACTCCAGGCGCGAATGGGCATACACACGTGAATGCGCTACGTACGTAACCTGCATGTACCTGTGTGCTCACGTTTGTCACCCCCAGATATACTGCTTACCATCCGCTCTCCACCCCCTTACAGGGCTTCGATGAGTACATGAACATGGTGCTAGACGAGTCAGCAGAAGTTTCCCTTAAGAAGAACACGAGGAAAGACCTGGGCAAGATTCTTCTCAAGGGGGACACCATCACGCTAATAATGGAAGCGTAAGTAGCAAAGCGAGAAATGGGAACATTGCCTATTGCATATGTTCGCAGTACCTGTTTGGAACGCCTGTTGCTGTGacacctcccccccgcctTACacacacccctttttttgccagtATCATTAACGTACTACCTATTTTACCCCTCctgaatttatttatttattttctttttataggAAAAAGGCGGAACAAGAGTAGGCGCTGCGAATTCTTCACTCTCCAGCGATCCCACATTCGAGACCCACCTTGTGACCGAACCTTTTGAGCGATTCTTTAACCAGTTCTCTACAACTCTGCTCCCGAAAGGGGGGCTTTATATGGATACCAACGTGTGCGGCGCGAATAAAGCATCCGCCCCTCCCGTTTGTCGCatttgatttaaaaaaaaaaacacccctATTTTTACGTCCCttctatttgtttttttttttttcccctttttaaatgattaaaatGTGACCACTATATAATCACATGACCACATAACAGTGCGTCATTAAAACGCTTCATAGTAAAGCTCCACCACAACTACTCCCTCACGAATTTAgtatttccccattt includes:
- a CDS encoding small nuclear ribonucleoprotein E, putative (encoded by transcript PVX_083405A); its protein translation is MAATNKKLQKIMTQPINQIFRFFTNKTVVQIWLYDKPDTRIEGKILGFDEYMNMVLDESAEVSLKKNTRKDLGKILLKGDTITLIMEAKKAEQE